The genomic window GCCAGCAGCTACTACGGCCCGTTCCGCGACGCCGCCGAGTCGCCGCCCCGCTTCGGCGACCGCAAGAGCTACCAGATGAACCCGGCCAACGGTGATGAGGCTTTGCGCGAGGTGGCGGCTGACATCGAGGAAGGAGCCGACATCGTCATGGTCAAGCCGGCCGTGAATTACCTCGATATCATCTGGCGGGTCAAGCAGCGGTTCGGCATGCCCACCGCCGCCTACCATGTCAGCGGCGAATTCAGCATGATCAAGGCCGCCGCCGCCAACGGATGGATCGACGAAAAAGCCGCCGCCCTCGAAACCACCACCGCCATCGCCCGCGCCGGGGCCGATCTGATCATCACCTACTTCGCCAAGGACCTGGCGGGGTGGATGTGAAAGCCGGGCGAGGAGCGGTTTGTTTATTCCGCGCGCGCAGCAGGTGGTTTCAGCGTCCGCCCTTATCAGCACGAGCTTTCTCGATCGCTTGAAGTCGCCACGGCTGCCTGCTAAACTAGTGTCATGACCTGCAAGCAGTTGGCCATTGAGACGATCCAGAAACTGCCGGATTCCGCCACTTGGTTTGACATCGAAGAACGGATCCAGTTCCTGGCAGCCATCGACAAAGGGCTGGATGATGTCAAGAACGGCCGGGTCATACCCCACGAGGACGTCAAAGAAAGTCTGAAACAATGGCTTTCAGAGTGATTTGGACAGAGTCGGCGTCCAACGACCTCAGGCAGATCGTCCAGTTCATCGCTCGTGACAACCGAGATGCAGCCGCCAAGCTGGCCGAGCGAATCCTTCAGCATGTGGAGGCGGCATCCGCCCTTCCGTGGGCCAACCGGACGGTGCCCGAAAAGGGTGATTCATCGATCCGCGAGGCAATCCTCAGACCGTATCGAATCATCTATCTCGTCGAGGAACGTCGAGAGAACGTCCACATCTTAAGAATCTGGCATGCCGCCCGGGGCATACCGGAGATCGAATGAGGGCGGAATCTCTGCAGCGACACACGGACAGGAGCGGCTACCTGAAGCAGATTCACTCGCTTTTCGCTTGCCTTGCCACTCGGCCATCGATGGCCCAGATGCCGCGGACGCCGTTGATGGTGGCGGTTGAGACGGCGGTCGCTGTGCGGGCATCCTTCACGAACAGCGAGTTCCATGCCTGATTCCGCACGGGGCCGAGGGGGATGGGGTAGGTCTTGTTGGTGAAGTTCCTCGCGTTCTCGTCGCCGATACACACGGCCATCCGGCAGCGGTCCACGGTTCCGTCGGCGCTCTCCTGATATGACAGCAGCGTCCCGCCCGAAGGCAATTGCCGCAGGAATGGGCCGCCGCC from Phycisphaerae bacterium includes these protein-coding regions:
- a CDS encoding type II toxin-antitoxin system RelE/ParE family toxin, translated to MAFRVIWTESASNDLRQIVQFIARDNRDAAAKLAERILQHVEAASALPWANRTVPEKGDSSIREAILRPYRIIYLVEERRENVHILRIWHAARGIPEIE